A genomic segment from Thermostichus lividus PCC 6715 encodes:
- a CDS encoding precorrin-8X methylmutase codes for MSLIHPIAQESFRIIDHEIGDHSFDPAAYAILRRIIHSTADFEFKDLLYAPAATVAAMTQALATGVPIVTDVRMVTVGIQTMASRTFANPVITALDYGQAPAPDQTRTEAGMIAAWQQYPQALFVIGNAPTALMALCDRLRQGSVLPAGVIGVPVGFVNVVESKAALANLAVPQIRVSGRKGGSAVAAAIVNALLDLAWQEGHA; via the coding sequence GTGTCTCTGATTCATCCCATTGCCCAAGAGAGTTTTAGGATTATTGATCACGAAATCGGCGACCACAGCTTTGATCCAGCCGCCTATGCCATTTTGCGGCGGATTATCCACAGCACGGCTGATTTTGAATTTAAGGATCTGCTGTACGCGCCGGCAGCAACTGTTGCCGCCATGACTCAGGCCTTGGCCACCGGGGTGCCCATTGTTACGGATGTGCGGATGGTCACCGTGGGGATTCAAACCATGGCCAGCCGTACCTTTGCAAATCCTGTGATCACTGCCTTGGACTATGGGCAGGCACCAGCCCCTGATCAAACCCGCACTGAAGCCGGGATGATTGCCGCTTGGCAGCAGTATCCCCAGGCGCTGTTTGTGATTGGGAACGCCCCCACGGCATTAATGGCGTTGTGCGATCGCCTCCGTCAAGGATCGGTTCTGCCAGCAGGGGTGATTGGGGTGCCGGTGGGGTTTGTCAATGTGGTGGAGTCTAAAGCTGCCCTTGCAAACCTAGCTGTGCCCCAAATTCGAGTGTCTGGGCGCAAAGGTGGTTCGGCGGTTGCTGCGGCCATTGTCAATGCCCTACTGGATTTAGCGTGGCAGGAGGGGCACGCTTGA
- the cbiE gene encoding precorrin-6y C5,15-methyltransferase (decarboxylating) subunit CbiE, with translation MSPIHVVGIGLEGMAGLGSATQAIIQTATLLVGSDRHLALIPELGIPRLELRQFNDSLAALETHLSTTPHPQVVILTSGDPLFYGLGRWLLTVFPAEQLTFHPHLTAVQLAFSRLKLPWQDAAICSAHGRNLSALIPLLQQGTAKIAIYTDAEADITAISALYQRLNLPVSYQAWVCQALGSPQEQILPWELHQPPVPSPEIHPLNLVVLVRQPQQIPAADLPCFGLEDHQFFSFGDRPGLMTKREVRVLALAELALTPQVQVIWDIGAGTGSVAVEIARLLPHATVYAVEKTAVGYQLLCQNRDRFGLANLKPIQGIAPTALDSLPDPDRVFIGGSGTLLATNLEVAWSRLPPKAVSSWRSPPLSTKAKF, from the coding sequence TTGAGTCCTATCCATGTGGTGGGGATCGGTCTGGAGGGCATGGCAGGTCTGGGGAGTGCTACCCAAGCCATTATCCAGACGGCGACGCTATTGGTGGGGAGCGATCGCCACCTTGCTCTGATTCCGGAGCTTGGCATTCCGCGTCTTGAGCTACGCCAATTTAACGACAGTCTTGCTGCCCTAGAGACCCACCTGAGCACCACACCACATCCCCAAGTTGTCATTCTCACCAGTGGTGACCCTCTCTTTTATGGCCTAGGCCGCTGGCTCCTCACAGTTTTTCCAGCGGAGCAGTTGACCTTTCATCCTCACCTTACCGCCGTGCAGTTGGCCTTTAGTCGGCTCAAGCTGCCGTGGCAGGATGCCGCTATCTGTAGTGCCCACGGGCGAAACCTATCGGCATTGATTCCCTTACTGCAACAAGGCACGGCCAAAATTGCCATTTACACCGATGCTGAGGCCGACATCACCGCCATCAGTGCCCTCTATCAACGCCTGAACCTGCCGGTGTCCTACCAAGCATGGGTCTGCCAAGCTTTGGGTAGCCCCCAGGAGCAGATTCTCCCTTGGGAGTTGCACCAACCACCGGTTCCCTCCCCTGAGATCCATCCTCTCAACCTGGTGGTGCTGGTACGGCAACCTCAGCAGATCCCGGCTGCCGATCTCCCCTGCTTTGGCCTAGAGGATCACCAATTTTTCAGCTTTGGCGATCGCCCCGGCCTCATGACTAAACGAGAGGTACGGGTACTGGCCTTGGCAGAATTGGCCTTGACCCCTCAAGTGCAAGTGATTTGGGATATTGGCGCTGGCACCGGCAGTGTCGCCGTAGAAATCGCCCGCCTTTTACCCCATGCCACCGTCTATGCCGTTGAAAAAACCGCCGTCGGCTATCAACTCCTGTGCCAGAACCGCGATCGCTTTGGTCTGGCGAACTTAAAACCGATTCAGGGGATAGCTCCCACCGCCTTGGATTCCCTCCCTGATCCCGATCGAGTGTTTATTGGCGGCAGCGGCACGCTGTTGGCCACCAACTTAGAGGTGGCATGGTCACGCCTGCCCCCCAAGGCCGTATCGTCATGGCGATCGCCACCCTTGAGCACCAAGGCCAAGTTTTAG
- the rplU gene encoding 50S ribosomal protein L21: MAYAIIETGGKQLRVEAGRFYDVERLALDPDSTIDIEQVLLVQTDAGVHVGQPYVSGAVVTGTVLQHRRAPKVIVYKMKPKKKTRKKQGHRQELTRIMINEIRLNGEALNSNS, translated from the coding sequence ATGGCATACGCAATTATTGAAACCGGTGGCAAGCAACTGCGAGTCGAAGCCGGGCGGTTTTATGATGTGGAGCGGTTAGCGCTTGACCCCGACAGCACCATTGATATTGAGCAAGTATTACTCGTGCAAACCGATGCTGGCGTTCATGTTGGCCAACCCTACGTTAGTGGAGCTGTTGTTACCGGTACAGTGTTGCAGCATCGCCGTGCCCCCAAGGTAATTGTCTATAAAATGAAGCCCAAGAAAAAAACGCGGAAAAAACAAGGGCATCGCCAAGAATTAACCCGCATCATGATTAACGAGATTCGCCTCAATGGTGAAGCCCTGAATTCAAATAGCTAG
- a CDS encoding MFS transporter, giving the protein MTSPMASSRPPLSLATKLAFGAGDLGAAITANLQVFFLMVFLTNVAGLSAGLAGSVLMIGKIWDAVNDPIIGFLSDRTQSAKWGRRHAWMVYSAIPFGIIFFLNWWVPSDHQWVLFGYYVLMGILFNTVYTAVNLPYTALTPELTTDYNERTSLNSFRFAFSIGGSIGSLILAQVIFQAVENQQTQYLLLGGIAAVLSVLPIYWCVWGTRARVQQFNKTTPTQAGSTLPLTAQLRLVFSNRPFLFVMGIYLCSWLAVQITASLIPFFVGDWLKLTPADYTQVALVVQATAMVMLFVWSAVSRRVGKKAVYYMGMTLWIIAQAGLFLLQPGQSLLLYTFAILAGFGVSTAYLVPWSMIPDVIDLDELNSGQRREGVFYAFMVLLQKIGLALGLFVVGQALEWAGYISSVAGQPPPVQPDSALLAIRLAIGPVPTLCLIGGIVLAYFYPITQSVHQEILLKLHARHQGDTAS; this is encoded by the coding sequence ATGACATCACCGATGGCCTCATCTCGTCCACCGCTGTCGTTGGCAACGAAGCTGGCCTTTGGGGCAGGCGATCTGGGAGCTGCCATTACCGCCAACTTGCAAGTGTTTTTTTTGATGGTCTTTCTCACCAATGTGGCGGGGTTAAGTGCAGGCTTAGCAGGCAGTGTCTTGATGATTGGCAAAATTTGGGATGCTGTGAATGACCCAATTATCGGCTTCCTCAGCGATCGCACCCAATCGGCCAAATGGGGTCGCCGTCATGCCTGGATGGTCTATAGCGCCATTCCGTTTGGCATTATCTTCTTCTTGAACTGGTGGGTGCCCAGTGACCATCAGTGGGTGCTCTTTGGCTACTACGTCCTGATGGGGATCCTATTCAATACTGTCTATACAGCGGTGAACCTCCCCTATACCGCCCTCACCCCCGAACTCACCACAGACTACAACGAGCGTACAAGTCTCAATAGTTTTCGCTTTGCCTTTTCCATTGGCGGCAGCATTGGTTCGCTGATTTTGGCTCAAGTAATCTTTCAAGCGGTGGAAAATCAACAAACTCAATACTTGCTACTCGGCGGAATTGCGGCTGTTCTATCGGTGTTGCCGATCTACTGGTGCGTGTGGGGAACCCGAGCGCGAGTACAGCAGTTCAACAAAACGACCCCGACTCAGGCCGGATCAACCTTGCCCTTAACGGCACAATTGCGCCTTGTCTTTAGTAATCGCCCCTTTTTATTTGTGATGGGTATTTATCTGTGCTCATGGTTGGCCGTTCAGATCACCGCATCATTAATTCCCTTTTTTGTTGGGGATTGGCTGAAGCTCACTCCAGCAGACTACACCCAAGTTGCCCTTGTGGTGCAGGCTACAGCCATGGTGATGCTTTTTGTCTGGAGTGCGGTGAGCCGTCGCGTGGGCAAAAAGGCGGTCTATTACATGGGGATGACACTATGGATCATTGCCCAAGCAGGACTATTTCTCCTACAACCCGGACAGTCCCTGCTGCTTTATACCTTTGCGATCTTGGCGGGGTTTGGGGTTTCTACTGCCTATTTAGTGCCATGGTCGATGATTCCTGATGTGATTGATTTGGATGAACTCAATAGTGGTCAGCGCCGCGAAGGGGTGTTCTATGCCTTCATGGTGTTACTGCAAAAAATTGGTCTGGCCTTGGGGCTGTTTGTGGTGGGTCAAGCCTTGGAGTGGGCCGGCTATATTTCTTCGGTGGCAGGGCAGCCCCCGCCGGTTCAGCCTGACTCTGCCTTGCTGGCCATTCGGCTTGCCATTGGCCCTGTGCCGACCTTGTGCCTGATAGGGGGGATAGTGCTAGCCTATTTTTACCCCATTACGCAGTCGGTTCACCAAGAGATCTTGTTAAAATTGCATGCACGGCACCAAGGGGATACAGCATCGTGA
- a CDS encoding glycosyltransferase family 4 protein, giving the protein MRIALFTETFLPKVDGIVTRLCQTVRHLQRNGHQVLVVAPAGGLDNYEGAQIYGVSGFPLPLYPELKLALPRPAIGKVLQQFQPDLIHVVNPAVLGVAGLYYAKKLHLPLVASYHTHLPQYLKYYRLGFLEGVLWSLLRLGHNCAQLNLCTSSAMVAELRAHGIRHLDLWQRGVDVELFQPQHRSRKMREFLSQGHPDDPLLLYVGRLSAEKDIEQIKPILQRIPRARLALVGNGPHREALEKHFADTPVHFVGYLKGERLASAFASADVFVFPSRTETLGLVLLEAMAAGCPVVAANSGGIPDIVSDGENGFLFDPADPEGAISACERLFASATAREHLRQNARREAERWSWAAATQQLQRYYESVLPTVRSNVVLSH; this is encoded by the coding sequence ATGCGGATTGCGCTATTTACTGAAACATTCCTGCCCAAAGTGGACGGCATTGTCACCCGGCTTTGTCAAACTGTACGTCATCTTCAACGGAATGGTCATCAGGTACTGGTGGTAGCTCCCGCAGGTGGCCTTGACAACTATGAAGGGGCGCAGATTTACGGCGTTTCTGGGTTTCCTCTCCCATTGTACCCAGAACTCAAATTAGCACTACCGCGTCCCGCCATTGGCAAGGTACTGCAACAGTTTCAACCCGATTTAATCCATGTCGTGAATCCAGCGGTACTTGGGGTGGCAGGGCTGTACTATGCCAAAAAGCTACACCTGCCGCTTGTCGCCTCCTACCACACCCATCTGCCCCAATATCTGAAGTACTATCGCTTAGGATTTTTAGAAGGGGTGTTGTGGTCACTGCTGCGCCTTGGCCATAACTGCGCCCAACTCAACCTCTGCACCTCCTCGGCAATGGTGGCAGAACTACGCGCCCACGGGATTCGCCACCTTGATCTGTGGCAGCGGGGGGTAGATGTCGAACTCTTCCAGCCCCAGCATCGCAGTCGCAAAATGCGCGAATTCCTCAGTCAAGGCCATCCCGATGATCCCCTCCTTCTTTACGTGGGTCGCCTCTCAGCCGAAAAGGACATTGAACAGATCAAGCCGATTTTGCAGCGTATTCCGCGGGCACGCCTAGCTCTTGTTGGCAATGGCCCCCACCGCGAAGCCCTAGAGAAACATTTTGCCGATACCCCTGTGCATTTTGTTGGCTACCTCAAGGGAGAGCGCCTTGCCTCAGCCTTTGCCTCGGCAGATGTGTTTGTCTTTCCCTCCCGTACCGAAACCTTGGGCTTGGTGTTGCTAGAAGCAATGGCGGCGGGTTGCCCAGTGGTGGCCGCTAACAGTGGTGGCATTCCTGATATTGTCAGCGACGGCGAGAACGGCTTTTTGTTTGATCCAGCGGATCCCGAGGGCGCCATTAGTGCCTGCGAGCGCCTCTTTGCCTCCGCTACGGCTCGCGAACATCTGCGCCAAAATGCCCGCCGCGAAGCAGAGCGTTGGAGTTGGGCCGCGGCAACACAGCAATTACAGCGGTACTATGAGTCTGTATTGCCCACAGTGCGATCCAATGTTGTCCTGAGCCATTGA
- a CDS encoding PAP/fibrillin family protein yields MSKAELLGAIAGLNRGILASPGDRKRVAALTTDVEALNPTPDPLAATDKLAGDWRLIYTSSQALLALDRSPIVKLGHIYQCIRPQQQRIYNIAEIYGVPLLEGVISVLARFEPLTQQRLQVYFERSIVGFRQWLNYYSPSQFIPQLQSRRPLLALDVPLNDNEQQGWLDITYLDDDLRIARGNEGSLFILSRV; encoded by the coding sequence ATGAGTAAAGCAGAATTGCTGGGGGCGATCGCTGGTCTGAATCGCGGTATTTTAGCTAGCCCCGGAGATCGCAAACGGGTGGCGGCACTCACAACAGACGTTGAAGCACTGAACCCCACCCCTGATCCTTTAGCTGCAACAGATAAATTGGCAGGAGACTGGCGGCTCATTTACACCAGTAGTCAAGCCTTGTTAGCCTTAGATCGCTCCCCCATCGTTAAGTTGGGGCACATCTACCAGTGCATTCGCCCACAGCAGCAGCGCATTTACAATATCGCCGAAATTTATGGCGTGCCTCTCCTCGAAGGGGTGATTAGTGTCCTAGCACGGTTTGAACCCCTGACCCAACAGCGCTTACAGGTGTATTTTGAGCGTTCGATCGTTGGCTTTCGCCAGTGGCTGAACTACTATTCTCCCTCGCAGTTTATTCCCCAGCTCCAGAGCCGTCGCCCGTTGCTTGCCCTTGATGTTCCCTTAAACGACAATGAGCAACAGGGGTGGCTAGATATTACCTACCTCGATGACGATTTGCGGATTGCCCGTGGGAATGAGGGCAGCTTATTTATTCTCAGTCGTGTCTAG
- the smpB gene encoding SsrA-binding protein SmpB, whose amino-acid sequence MSESYKVLSDNRQARFQYEILETYECGIVLVGTEVKSIRAGKVNLRDGFARIRNGEVWLLNVHISPHERTNQSYNHDPRRDRKLLLHKQEIRKLIGKVEQKGLTLVPLKLYLKNGRVKVALGLGRGKKLHDKRADLKQRQDKRDMERALKHR is encoded by the coding sequence ATGAGCGAGAGTTATAAAGTCCTCAGTGATAATCGACAGGCTCGCTTTCAGTACGAGATTCTGGAGACCTACGAGTGCGGTATTGTCTTGGTGGGTACAGAGGTGAAGTCTATTCGTGCGGGCAAGGTGAATTTACGGGATGGTTTTGCCCGCATTCGCAATGGTGAAGTGTGGCTGTTGAATGTCCATATTTCTCCCCATGAGCGTACGAACCAGTCCTACAACCATGACCCCCGGCGCGATCGCAAACTCCTGCTGCACAAGCAGGAAATTCGTAAGCTCATTGGTAAAGTAGAACAAAAGGGGTTAACCCTTGTGCCCCTAAAGCTGTACCTCAAAAATGGTCGGGTGAAAGTTGCCCTTGGGCTGGGGCGGGGTAAAAAGCTGCACGATAAGCGAGCCGACCTGAAACAACGTCAGGATAAGCGCGATATGGAACGTGCCCTCAAGCACCGCTAA
- the folP gene encoding dihydropteroate synthase, whose translation MTGWYVGDRALIWGQRTYVMGILNITPDSFSDGGDFFNPASAIAHALDMAAAGADVIDVGGESTRPGASAIPLSAELARVLPVIEGIRQQSTIPISIDTTRADVARAAVAAGANIVNDVSGGQADAAMFATVAQLGVPYILMHRRGTPATMQQLTDYDDLIADLLTYFQEQTHTAIAHGIDPSQIMLDPGIGFAKTTPQNLLLLKELSRFKSLGYPLLIGPSRKRFIGDILNQPDPKARVWGTAAVCCHAIAQGVEMVRVHDVAAIVPVCRMADALQGRDARISHN comes from the coding sequence GTGACCGGCTGGTACGTGGGCGATCGCGCCCTCATTTGGGGACAACGCACCTACGTGATGGGGATTTTGAATATCACCCCGGATAGTTTTAGTGATGGCGGTGATTTTTTTAACCCCGCCAGTGCCATTGCCCATGCCTTAGACATGGCGGCAGCCGGGGCTGATGTCATTGATGTGGGGGGCGAGTCCACCCGTCCGGGCGCTAGCGCTATTCCCCTCAGTGCGGAATTGGCACGGGTACTACCGGTCATTGAGGGAATTCGTCAGCAGTCAACGATTCCTATCTCCATTGATACGACCCGCGCCGACGTTGCCCGTGCAGCGGTTGCTGCGGGAGCCAATATTGTCAACGATGTATCCGGCGGCCAAGCAGATGCGGCGATGTTTGCCACCGTTGCCCAATTGGGGGTGCCCTATATTCTCATGCATCGGCGGGGTACCCCAGCCACCATGCAACAGTTGACGGACTATGATGATCTGATCGCAGATTTGCTGACCTATTTTCAGGAGCAAACCCACACAGCGATCGCCCACGGTATCGATCCCTCACAGATCATGCTCGATCCGGGGATTGGTTTTGCCAAAACCACACCACAAAATCTGCTGCTGCTGAAAGAACTGTCCCGGTTCAAGTCCCTTGGCTACCCGCTGCTCATAGGCCCATCGCGTAAACGCTTCATCGGCGATATTCTTAACCAACCCGACCCCAAAGCACGGGTCTGGGGAACAGCGGCGGTGTGCTGCCATGCCATTGCCCAAGGAGTCGAAATGGTGCGGGTTCACGATGTTGCCGCCATCGTACCGGTGTGCCGCATGGCAGATGCGCTGCAAGGCAGGGATGCCAGAATTAGCCACAACTAG
- a CDS encoding Rrf2 family transcriptional regulator produces the protein MTLTTRGHYSIKALLDLSLQPQYGPSSVRAIAERQNIPAPYLEKLLIELRRAGLVRSLRGVYGGYQLARPPQQISLRQILLAVGESPQPLFLQPPEPDAATADWVTLSLWQQLHQKLQDALDSISLEDLYFDARSWQAAQGDGATFVV, from the coding sequence ATGACCCTGACAACCCGCGGCCACTATAGTATCAAAGCCCTCTTAGACCTGAGCTTACAGCCGCAGTATGGCCCGTCCTCAGTGCGTGCCATTGCCGAGCGCCAAAATATTCCCGCTCCCTATCTAGAAAAACTATTGATCGAACTGCGGCGTGCCGGCCTAGTGCGATCGCTGCGGGGGGTCTATGGTGGCTATCAACTAGCTCGTCCCCCGCAACAGATTTCACTGCGGCAGATTCTTCTTGCGGTGGGTGAGTCCCCTCAGCCTCTTTTTTTGCAGCCGCCGGAGCCTGACGCTGCTACCGCTGACTGGGTCACCCTGAGTCTCTGGCAGCAACTGCACCAAAAACTACAGGATGCCCTTGACAGTATTTCCCTTGAAGATTTGTATTTTGATGCCCGTAGTTGGCAAGCCGCCCAAGGAGATGGTGCTACCTTTGTAGTCTAG
- a CDS encoding pentapeptide repeat-containing protein, with amino-acid sequence MAKFSAEELLQAYAMGERDFRGLDLRGVSLFDTNLGDADFSDSNLENAYLPYCQLNRIVATATNLRQSELGDAQLYQANLAAADLEGARMMRVNLRSANLEQANLAGANLQGADLRSANLRQANLQGANLQQANLEQADLTGTQVQRCNFFRATGVDLSHAMCDATTICPDGHFYG; translated from the coding sequence ATGGCGAAATTTAGTGCCGAGGAGCTACTGCAAGCCTATGCCATGGGAGAGCGGGACTTTAGGGGGCTAGATTTGCGGGGGGTGAGTCTATTTGACACAAACTTGGGGGATGCGGATTTTAGTGATAGCAATTTAGAAAATGCTTATCTTCCCTACTGCCAGCTGAATCGAATTGTGGCCACCGCCACCAATCTACGCCAGAGTGAACTGGGGGATGCCCAGCTCTACCAAGCCAATTTAGCGGCAGCAGATCTCGAGGGGGCACGCATGATGCGGGTAAACCTGCGCTCGGCCAACCTCGAGCAGGCCAATTTAGCGGGAGCTAACCTCCAAGGAGCGGATCTGCGCTCGGCTAACCTGCGCCAAGCGAACTTGCAGGGGGCAAATTTACAGCAGGCCAACCTTGAGCAGGCGGATTTAACGGGGACTCAGGTGCAGCGGTGTAATTTTTTTCGGGCGACGGGAGTGGACTTGAGCCATGCGATGTGTGATGCCACCACGATCTGTCCCGATGGTCACTTTTATGGATGA
- a CDS encoding SagB/ThcOx family dehydrogenase, with product MGFEHSSLAQHYHERTKYAPETLAQQARGLDWSRQPEPFKTYPLGKVFPLKPFFRQGETAAERYWQRLSRLLYCTYGVTAVVPYPDRPFLMRAAPSAGGLYPAEVYVITRTDRLIPAGIYNYQVKDHALVQVWQSYHWSGLQDACLWHPALEATEVALIVTAVFYRSAWRYGDRAYRRICLDIGHLLGNVELAASINDFRSHLIGGFVDSQINDLLYLDSAQEAVLGVVVLADLLQVSQNLSAFPAALASTVCYDYGAIPDGDLLAACHQGSALTNTDIIYGMSKVEETTVPTLNSGGALPNAAPDDKYNFPFGLRVSLPQTVLNWDTGLGALQQTILQRRSTRQYSGKGITLDQLAALLTFTYHAEAYRDQGLDEAPSFFDLSLVETFVAVTRVSDLEEGCYYYAVANHELRQIRFKNFQEQLHFLCLNQELGRDAAVVIFHTANLAAAIARYGERAYRYLHMDAGHLGQRLNLAATALGLGVSGIGGFFDDQVNEVLGIPADEAVLYITTVGQAA from the coding sequence ATGGGGTTTGAGCATTCATCCTTGGCACAGCACTACCACGAGCGCACCAAGTATGCCCCAGAAACCTTAGCGCAGCAGGCTCGTGGCCTCGACTGGAGCCGCCAACCGGAACCGTTCAAAACCTATCCCTTGGGCAAGGTCTTTCCACTCAAGCCGTTCTTTAGGCAAGGGGAAACCGCCGCAGAGCGGTATTGGCAACGACTCTCGCGGCTGCTGTACTGCACCTATGGTGTAACAGCAGTGGTGCCCTATCCCGATCGCCCCTTCTTAATGCGAGCAGCCCCCTCTGCAGGGGGGCTATACCCAGCCGAAGTCTATGTCATCACCCGTACCGATCGCCTCATTCCAGCGGGGATTTATAACTACCAAGTTAAGGATCATGCCCTTGTACAGGTTTGGCAAAGTTACCACTGGTCTGGTCTTCAAGATGCTTGCCTGTGGCATCCAGCCCTTGAAGCAACTGAAGTGGCGCTGATTGTAACGGCTGTATTTTATCGCTCTGCTTGGCGCTATGGCGATCGTGCCTATCGACGCATTTGCTTAGATATTGGTCACCTACTCGGCAATGTCGAACTGGCTGCCAGCATCAATGATTTTCGCTCTCACCTCATCGGCGGCTTTGTGGACTCGCAAATCAACGATCTGCTTTACCTAGACTCAGCCCAAGAAGCGGTACTGGGGGTTGTGGTGCTCGCGGATCTACTGCAGGTGTCACAAAATCTCTCTGCCTTTCCCGCTGCCTTAGCGTCCACCGTCTGCTATGACTATGGGGCAATCCCTGATGGCGATCTCCTTGCTGCTTGTCATCAAGGGAGTGCGCTCACAAACACAGACATCATTTACGGCATGTCAAAGGTTGAAGAGACCACCGTGCCCACTCTCAACAGTGGGGGTGCCCTTCCCAACGCTGCACCGGACGATAAATACAACTTCCCCTTTGGCTTGCGGGTATCGCTGCCGCAAACCGTACTGAACTGGGATACTGGTCTAGGGGCGTTGCAACAGACAATTTTGCAGCGCCGTTCGACCCGCCAGTACAGTGGCAAGGGAATCACCCTAGATCAATTGGCGGCGCTGTTGACCTTTACCTACCATGCCGAAGCCTACCGCGACCAAGGACTGGATGAGGCCCCTAGTTTCTTTGATCTCTCATTAGTGGAAACCTTTGTTGCGGTCACTCGCGTGAGTGACTTAGAAGAGGGCTGCTACTACTACGCTGTGGCAAATCACGAACTGCGACAAATTCGCTTTAAGAATTTTCAGGAGCAACTGCACTTCCTCTGTCTCAATCAAGAGTTAGGGCGGGATGCCGCCGTCGTCATTTTCCATACCGCCAACTTAGCAGCGGCGATCGCCCGCTATGGAGAGCGTGCCTACCGCTACCTGCACATGGATGCAGGACATTTGGGACAGCGCTTGAACTTGGCGGCAACTGCTTTGGGGTTAGGGGTTAGCGGCATTGGTGGCTTTTTTGATGATCAGGTGAATGAGGTACTGGGCATTCCCGCTGACGAAGCCGTGCTCTACATTACGACGGTGGGACAGGCTGCATGA
- the rpmA gene encoding 50S ribosomal protein L27: protein MAHKKGTGSTRNGRDSNAQRLGVKRFGGEVVKAGHILVRQRGTKFHPGVNVGRGSDDTLFATIAGVVTFERYGKTRKRVSVYPLAENRAV from the coding sequence ATGGCACATAAGAAAGGAACTGGCAGTACCCGTAATGGTCGTGACTCCAATGCCCAACGCCTTGGGGTGAAGCGATTTGGTGGCGAAGTGGTCAAAGCTGGCCATATCCTTGTGCGGCAGCGGGGCACTAAATTCCATCCGGGGGTGAACGTGGGGCGTGGCAGTGATGATACACTGTTTGCCACCATTGCTGGCGTTGTCACCTTTGAGCGCTATGGCAAAACGCGTAAGCGGGTTAGTGTTTACCCCCTAGCAGAGAATCGCGCTGTTTAG
- a CDS encoding FHA domain-containing protein, with the protein MADYSRVWATQTRRCSHPDRQWTIGRQKDCSIILRDRYVSRVHAVINSFLFANQPLYFIADYHSRNGTLINGLLIRHSTLLHHEDVIGIGRALLVFYYPEMFNEIDASMLSQLNKVSTSSVPWVG; encoded by the coding sequence ATGGCTGATTATTCGCGAGTATGGGCAACCCAAACGCGACGTTGCTCTCACCCCGATCGCCAGTGGACCATTGGTCGCCAAAAAGATTGCAGCATTATCCTTCGCGATCGCTATGTCTCGCGAGTTCACGCTGTTATTAATAGTTTTCTTTTCGCCAACCAGCCCCTTTATTTCATTGCTGATTACCACAGCCGCAATGGAACCTTAATCAATGGCTTGCTCATCAGGCACAGCACCTTGTTGCACCACGAAGATGTGATCGGCATTGGCAGGGCGTTACTGGTCTTCTACTATCCAGAGATGTTCAACGAGATCGATGCCTCGATGCTCTCTCAACTCAATAAAGTTTCCACCAGCAGTGTCCCCTGGGTCGGCTAA